In Drechmeria coniospora strain ARSEF 6962 chromosome 03, whole genome shotgun sequence, the DNA window GTCTGCAAGAACGAGGTGTACGTGAGCGAGGCTGATGAGCCGTTTCAGGAGGTGTCCCTCCGATGGACGGGAGGTGATTTGCCGGACGAAGGTACGTGCCGATCGATGGACCATCTCTTCCCCGTCCCACATATCCGGTCGCGTCATGGGCGTTGCGCAGCTGATCGAGCGGTCTGCAGTTGAGTTCGCCACTCTAATCCACCACCATGACCCGGAGAAGGCAGAGATCGAGATCATGGACCCGCTAGACTGGGACTCGACGGGCCAGTACAGCAAGGTGATCGAGGCGGTGCGCGAGGCGAGCAGGGGCAACGACGTGCGGGTGTACCGAGTTGTGAGGGACAAAACGAGAGTGGAATACTGGCTGATTACGAGGGAGCAAGGCAAGATTGTGGGCGTGAAGGCTTTGGGAGTGGAGAGCTGAGGCGAATGTGTGTGACGATGCAGACGAAAAGCTGCCttccgtcggccgccagccgCGAGAGCTGCACCCAGGTCGTTGGAGGAAGCAGCAATGCGAACAGAGCTTGTCAGCTTGTTGACCTCGCTTGACTTTAACCATGTCATCTCCGTAGTGCTATCCGACGGCAAAACACCTGTTCGTTTGATGATGTCGTGGCACGGTCAAGGATGGTGACAGCAATTGAATCGCCGTTTTATATTTGTGCCTCATGTTCCGTATGTGACTTGGGACAGTTCTATTGAGTGCGGGTGCTCGCCGCTTCGAGACTGCGCCCTTTCCAACCTGACTCGACAAAATTGAAGACGAAACGAGGCATTAATTTCTTCGCTCTCTGATGATAGCTAGGGTGCCTCATACGTACTCCAGTCAGTCAATACGAGGAGTAATTGTTAGCGAGTATGGAGCACACCTGATAGGAACTAATGTGGCTCCGTCGTTGTCCGCCCCTCCGAGAACGGCAGACGCTGGGTACTTGGGCCTGCTGCTCACTAGGCGGCGATAAGAATTATGTTGCCTTATCGCCACTCTTTTCCATCACCACCGACACCACCTGAGATTACCTCACCAACCTAGATAGGCAACTCTGACTCAACATCCAACCTCATTCTCGCCCTCTCTCTGCTCGCACCAACTCTTCGCCATGGCGGGCGCGGTAAGCAAGAATTCTCCCCGGGGCCGCTCTGCCGGCATCCGTTGTTGCTCTCGCTAACGCAATATCCGGACGCTCCTCGTCGCAGCGAGCCATCGTCCCGTCACTCGACACGGTGAAATCTATTGTCGACAAGCCGCACTCGGGCAGCGGCAGGAAACCGACACTCGTGCCCGTATATCGCCAAATCTCCTCCGACCTCATCACCCCGTCCGCCGCCTACCTCAAGATCTCGGCTCATTCGAACTCGGACTTCTCCTTCCTCTTCGAATCTGCCGCCACCGAGCAGGTCGGCCGATACagcttcgtcggcgccggcccgcGCAAGGTCCTCACCACCGGTCCTGGATATGGTCCCGAGACGGACCCCTTGCCTGCGttggaggaggagctcgcccgccacgtcgtcgcccacgTGCCCGGTCTCCAGCTCCCGCCCTTGACCGGCGGTGCCATTGGCTATGTCGGCTACGACTGCGTCCGGTACTTCGAGCCCAAGACGGCGCGGCCCATGAAGGATGTTTTGAAGATCCCCGAGTCGCTCTTCATGCTGTTCGATACCATTGTGGCCTTTGATAGGTTCTTTGGTGTCATCAAAGTCATTAGCTACGTAACCGTGCCGAACGATCCTTCCCAAAGCCTGGACGAGGCATACGAAAAGGCGCGGGCAACGAttgaggagctcgtcgatgtGCTGAATTCACCTGACATGGACATCCCCGAGCAGATGCCCATCGTGCTCGGCCAGGAAGCTACCTCCAACGTGGGCCGTCAAGGTTACGAGGCCCACGTCACGAGACTCAAGGAGCACATTGTCAAGGGAGACATATTCCAGGCAGTGCCATCTCAACGCTTTTCTCGTCCTACCAGCCTACACCCTTTTAATATCTACAGACACCTCAGGACTGTCAACCCTTCCCCGTACCTATTTTACGTCAACTGCAAAGATTTTCAGATCATTGGCGCCTCGCCCGAGCTGCTTGTCAAAAGCGAGGCCGGCAGGGTCATCACGCACCCcatcgccggcaccgtcaagCGTGGCAAGACGCCGGAGGAAGACCAAaggctggccgacgagctgagCAGCTCGCTCAAGGACCGTGCTGAGCACGTGATGTTGGTCGACCTGGCTCGAAATGACATTAACCGAGTAGGAGATCCCTTTACCGTGCGCGTCGACCGCCTCATGGTGGTAGAGAAGTTTAGCCACGTTCAGCACCTCGTGTCGCAGGTTTCAGGCGTCCTGCGGCCGGACAAGACCCGCTTCGACGCTTTCCGCTCCGTCTTCCCCGCCGGTACCGTCTCCGGAGCGCCCAAGGTGAGGGCAATGGAGCTcatcgccgagctggagAAGGAAAAGCGTGGCATATACGCCGGAGCGGTGGGGTACTTTGGGTACGGAAgcgaagacgaggacggaAACCTAACTGAGGGCGCCATGGACACGTGTATCGCGCTGAGAACAATGATGACCAAGGACGGTGTGGCATATCTCCAAGCTGGTACGATTCAACACCCCCGCAGCCGAGCAGTATCGCATGCTGACATTGATTTTTTTTTGTCAGGTGGGGGTATCGTGTTTGATTCTGACGAGTACGACGAGTGGCAAGAGACCATCAACAAGCTGAGCGCCAACATGCAGTGCATCAGCTCGGCGGAGGAACTATaccaccagcagcagcagcaacagaaGTAGCAATGAACAATCATAGCGAAGGAAACGGATGGTGCTTGGGGGAATCGATCAAGTTCCCATTTTGAGGCGTTGAAATGGATATCTTTGGTAGGAATAGGATACAATGGAACAGAAGCATATACTGGGGCATTCCGTTGTATCAAACAGTAACTACGCTGTATCTTGACTTGGTTGATGGATACATGTGGTAATTAACTGCCTCACATTCTGATATGCTACCAAGACTTTCTCGGCATGCCCTTGTTCCTAGTGGCGGAGATGATGTCGTGGCCCTTGAGATCTTGACCAACCATGGCTGGAAGTACAGGAGAGTCCTGGAAGTATTCCGTATTTGGACTGGCAACCTTACGTTTCCTGGGCCCCTGAAAGCAAGATTGATCTGGCTCGAAGCACACAATAGATTTCCTTGGGCACAGGCAGACGTGTGATGCGGAGAAGACGCCATTGCTTTTTGTCAGGAATCGTCGCCAGGAGGCTTGCTCGCGCTATGCTGAGCTGAAGGTTGGTTGGTGCTTCCAGATCTGCTCTTTCGGCAGGTCTGGGACGAATAGGACTCAACCGCTTCTTCCTTCAGTATAAGCCTCTTTCCGGTGGCATTCTCAGCCTCTCCGTCGTGGCCAATCGTCCAGCACCATTTTCTTCCACTCACTTCCTCACTCTTGCGCTTGCGGGGGGGGCGACACGCTTCAGAGGGCAGTCGGGCCCAGTAGCATCGTGCCCAGCTGTCCTGCGATACACCTCCAAGGGTTTTGACGACTGGCCGCCGTTCTCCGTATCGTTGGTGGCCAAGGACATGGTGGGATTTTCGACACTCAAGAACTCGACAGGGAATAAGGACGAGCTGGGTGAAGCGTCATCGTTGATGTGATCGATGAGGGGATTCACATATAGCTGGGTGGTAATTTCTTGGGTCAGCAGGCTGTTGTATTCAACCCTCTTGGCTGCTTTTGCTTGCCACCGGAGCGGATGGCCCTTCGGGCGTGGAGAATGAATGGTAGGTTCGGGTGGGAAAGGTGAGTTGCGTAGAATGCTGTGAAGGCTTCCCGAGTGCTGATGCGGGACCTCCCGGCCCTAGTTGTGGGAATTGAGGCGGCCTGTGATGATGACAAACTCTCCCGTCAGTAGGTGACTGGCGGGACCGACAAGCTATGTCTGAAGGTGATAAATTGCACACGCCTGCCATTGTCAGGTCAGCCGCCGCACACCAGAGCGAGGGGGTGAACGTCTTCGTACTTGGGTGGCCACACTCCGATTCAAGAGGAGAATTAGACAGGGCTATCAATGGCGTTTCCGAGTAGTTGAAGGAAACGCGAGGGGTGAAGACTTGAAAGTCTACTGGCGTTGTGCTACCCGAGGCTTGGGATGCGTCGATAGTGCCGACGAGCTCTGCCGGCACGGGCGATGTCTCGCCAATCGAAGCGGCGTATGCATTGTACAGAGTGTTGAATTCCGTAGGATCACGAGCAGGGACGAGACACTCGGCGACGGATGCAATGCCACAGCGCCCCCAATGGATAGCAGGAGCCGTAATAGTGGCGGATGTTCTGGATGAGATCTTGAAGATACCCGAGGACGGAGGGAAGTACCGAGAACTTGACTCGACTTGCACATGTTTACAAGCCAGAAACGACACAACAGGGAAATGCAGTCGGCCATCCGCGAAGTGTGAGGACAAGTGAAGAAGCGTGGAATCCTCGGGCACACCTTCGCGCGAGCATCTACCCTATACGGTAATGTCTGCCTGCGCCAATCTCCACCGGTCTTGGAGGCGTATAACCCTGGCATCGCTTCCTATCGTGCCAGAGCGTGGCATATCATATTCTGCATAGTAAGTGTGTAAGCGCAGGGACCCTGGTTCCAGGCGACGGTGACTGGGATGGTTGTTCGCCAGCCGTGGACGAACCGGCTGCGCCGTTTGATTTCATACAAGTGCCGCTCGATATAACTTTCCAGGCCGGGCCAGGCCAGAAGCATCATCGGACGGAAAGTCGAGCCGACAGTCGAGCCGACAGTCGAGAGCGTGCCAGACGATTGCGTGCTGGTTCCCCTGGGGGCTGCTTCGCGCTTTGCGTCTGATGTGCCATCGTGTGCTTCCAGTAGTTCTTAAAAGCTGTCCGCTTTTGTTTTATTGCATCCTgaacatgcacatgcacaccaCTGTACACAGAAGCCGTATCCTGTCAACCATGGTTGCTAACGAGGGAGGTTGGCAATACGGAAACATCAGGGATGTCGCTGCTCAGTGCACTCGGGATCCAACAATATCACGGCCGGTTCAACAGATGCCATGACTTGAAATAGAGAGCGACAGGCCAGACAGTGAAAACGAGCGGGTGGCGGCGGATCCATTGTTGGCGGGAGGCGGGACTGGGAGCGAAAGTGATCTTGCATTCGGGTGTGACGCCAGCAAACAGTCGACATCAGCAGTCGACGTCAAAGTTGGGCTGTCGCCTCCCTGAAATCCAGCAACGTTCCCTCTAGGAATCACAGACACGTGGAAGCAAGGCTGGTTCCTCGTTCAGCATCCAGCTGGGAACCCTCACGGCGAGATGCGGACTGCATGTGCGTCTTCTTGTCTTGTTTTGCGTTAGTGTGAGGAGGAAATGGACTGGAAGGCCGACGCCCATTTGTCAGCTGCTGCCAAGCAGAGCCCAGTCGCCTCTATTTGGCACCACCGTCCATTCACCAAAACGTCCATCAACGTTGATTGATTCTTTGATTGATTCATTCACTCGTTCATTTCGGCTTCCCCCACGACCACGAGACATACCAATATTCTTGGAACGGAGCTATTTCTGGTTGGCATCCGTTCATGGTTTCAGACTCGGACGTACCATAATCTATTGCTGTCAGTTCGCGGCCTGCGGGAAGGCAGTTGTTCCCCCGTAGAGGATGAAATGAAGCAACGGCAGGTTGTTGTAGTTGATTGCCAGTTGCCTGTCTATGGTCGCAATCGTGCGCGATAGCAGCGCAAAATGGACAAGCCCGTGCGAAAGCCACCGAAGCGCAAGGACGACCGCGTTATTCTGCAGTTTGTAAGTAACGACGGCGAGTCCAGTCGGTTCAGCCCCATGCCCCGGCATGTTTGCTTACCACGAATGATGATCCTATTCAGGATTACGACTGCTTCTACGCCCAGGTGCTCGAAAACAAGAACCCTGCGCTCAAGTCACGCGCGGTTGGCGTCAAGCAAAAGAACATCCTCGCAACGTGCAACTACAATGCTCGCCGACAAGGGGTCCAGAAGCTCATGCTCATATCCGAAGCCCAGAAGCTTTGCCCGTCTCTCgttctcgtcgatggcgaggacTTGACTCCATTTCGGGACATGAGCAAAGTGCTGTTCAACTTCTTCAGATCTCAGTCGTGGAATGGCAGGGTCGAGCGCCTCGGGTTCGACGAAGTGTTCATGGGTAAAATCCGTCCACCTCCTGTGTTCGCGCGGCAAGCCCGTGCTTCCAAGTGCTGTACGTAGCTGATGATTGCCTACCAGACGTCACGGACATTGTCGACTACAACCTGTATTGCCTCAACGGCAACTCAATGGCGAACTCTTTCTTTTACTTGAGCAAGAAGGATCCCGAGCAGGGGTTTGCCTGCGACCTCACCTCCATGGCCGGTTGCGTAGTTGGTACGATGTCTTGTCAGTCTCAACTTCAAGACCATACCTACCTGCGACTACTGCTAGCGTCTCATCTAGCACAGTACCTGCGCTTGAAAATTGAGACCGACTTCGGCTACACGTCGACATGTGGCATAGCCATGAACAAGCTTCTCTCCAAGCTTGTTGGGTCCTGTAATAAACCCCGGAATCAGACAACCTTGCTGGCGCTCGATGAAGAGGATGCCGTGGCATTCATGGATGGTCACATGACTAGGAAAGTCCCGGGTCTTGGGTTCAAGACCTGCATGCTTTTGGAGTCCCATATCCTCGGTCGAGACGTGGAAGCCGATTCGCATTCGTTCGAGTCTTGCGTGACGGTCGGTGAAGTGCGTCAACATCCGACCATGTCGCCAAGCTTCCTCGAGACTCTTCTCGGTGGGCCAGGTGCGGAACGAGGCATCGGTGCCCGAGTTTGGGGCCTCCTTCACGGAGTTGACGGTACCGAAGTCAAGGAGGCCAGCGATATCCCATCACAAATCAGCATCGAAGACACTTACAAGGGCCTAGAAACCATGGCGCAGATCACGGAGGAGCTCCATAAGCTGTCGTGCTCTCTAATTCGCAGGATGAGGATAGATTTAGTTGTCCccgacgatggtgccggTGTGCCCGGTGCTCAGAAATGGGTGGCGAGACCGAAGACTCTGCGGTTGTCCATCAGATCGTGGCCAAGCAGAAAAGCGCCGGAGAGCCAAAGCATGAACTTCAGCCGCATCTCGCGTTCATGTCCGCTACCCAACCTAGTCTTcgatctcgccgccgacatTGACGAACTTGCGATGCGACTCGTCGCTGAtgcgctgctgccgctgctgcgacGCTTGCAGCCAGAGCAAGGGCCTCACAGGTGGAATCTTCAGCTGTTGAATATATGTGTGGCCAACATGGTCgccggagccgccgacgacaagacTGGGGCGGGAAGAGACATCGCGGTCATGTTTCAGCGGCAAGACGAGGTGCTGCGTCCGTGGAAGGCGGTCGAACCAGTCGATAAATGGCAAGGCACTGGCTCAGAGTTCAACGCGACAACGGACGAAGACTCGGGGAATGATGGGACGTGGGATGATGCGGTGCACCCTCTTTGCCTAACGTGCGGCCACGCTGTTCCGCATTTCGCGATGGCTGCTCATTCCAGATATCATGATTTAGGTGAATGATTCCGAGGCTTACCATCCATCTGTTGTACGGCGAATGATCGTGAGCGCCTTGAAAGCCTCATCCGAGGCTGCGGAGATCCAAAGGCGCTTGGCGGCTTTGACAGCCGCACGAACGAACGCGTTGCAGTTCGAACCAGGGGTGAAACAAGAGAAGGCGATTTTGCCAACAAGGCTAGCATTTCGAGGTTCCGAAACCAGCCCTCGGCAAAGATGGACAGGACATTATGCCTCTACAAACTGGCCCGCGTGGGCATGAATCCAGTTTGACGTCAATAGGACTTTGAGAGAAGGCAGTGCTATGGCGAGATATGAGGCCAGCATCACCTGTTTCCGAGGTCTGGTGGTGAGAGACCTCGGAATCTTGATGTTGCCCACCCGTGCTGACCTGCGCAATGAGGTGCCCAGCAGGTTGCCGCAGAAGTCAGTAGAGGGTGGTTGGGTCTCGTCGCTGGTCACTGGTCGCCGAGGGAACCCATGATCGCCATGCTGCGGACGTATTGCATCTCATACATCGGAACCGAGTCTGGCCATGGCGAACCGCATAGGAAGCAAACAGATGGCCCTCGGACCGATACACTGGCTCCATGAGTTTGTGGGGCCCATCACTGGTCGTACAAGCCGATTTTCCTCGGTGAATACGGGCACCAAAGCCCTGCATCGCCGTGTATACGTGCGATTTCATAATTAAGAGCTCGACTCGGTCAGCAAGACTGCGCAACCAACGAGCCAACAAGCCGGCGAGGTAGGTCGAGATGAGTATTGCAAGAAGGATCAGGTTGCAGGGAGGTGAGGATCGCGATGGCTCGAGCTGCAGGCCGAACACTTGATGCATGGAAGATGCTGGGAAACGGGCAGCACGTAGGGGTTGTGAGAAAGAAGGTGCTTTTTGGCATCACGCAGTAAAAATGGCAAACGAAGAGGCCGGCCGCGGATAGCGAATGGTTCGTCCACCAGTCATGAGCCTCCGTCCCTCCTTCCCATGAAGGTCCCTAATCGGGAGTGCTGGCCGTCAGGGGCAGACAAGCGCAGAAAGGCAGGCAGGCGCGCATGTCTGGCTGGATAATAGGTGGTGGCAGGAAATGCTGAGAACTTGGTGTACGGACTACATGTATCTGAATGGACATGGCAAGAGCAGCGCACACCCGCTCCTACATCATCAAGAACCAGACGAGGCACTCAAAGGCACTTTAAGGCACTCAAAGGCACTTCAAGGCACTGCCATGCCATCCATGACTGCTGCGTCTTCGCCTCGCTTTCACGGCCTTTCAGTTTCTCCTCCCCCCACGAACCAGAGCAGAAACTCGAAATCGGACCCCCAACTATTTCCCCAACGATTCTGCTTTCCATTCACTCCCGACCGCAGAGCCCACTGCCAGACTTCCAGCTATCAGCTGCCTAGCCGACTGTCATGGCCTATCTGCACCCTCCTGCCCGCTTGCAGACGGTTCCTTCTCATACAGCAGCCATCGCCCACGAGGTGCCGGAGCGACACAATCTCTTGGACTTCTGCCTCAAGTCCTCTTGTTGAAATATCTTTGCAAGAGAAGGTTCTGCACCCGCCATCTTTCCATGTCTGTCCGTTTCCACTGCTTCAGGCAGGTCAGGTCATTGACGCAACCTCTCATCCCTCATCGCTTGTTTTGACACTGCCGCAACTTCATTGTCTGCCACGCCCATTCCGTAGCAACCGGCTTCCCCATCTTCAGTTGGCTTCCAAGACAAGCAAAATCATTCCTTCGGTTCCAGCTGTTCCCGCAGGCCAGGAAGCCGGAAGCACAGCTGCCCGCCCCGAGCTTTGGTCTTGTTCGAGTTCGCCACTCGACATCAGACCGGATCGTGAATCGTCTTGACACGTTAACatgggacgaggaggccgtgGAAGTGGCCACCAGTCCTTCCGTCGACCGGTCGACCTCACAGGCATTCTCTCCATTGCGGAGAGGAATGACCTGACGACCCTCGTGAATGCCATCACGGAGAAGATGCACAACGACATCAGCAACATCTTCGATTCCCCCACCATCACGCCCGTTCTTGGAGAACAGGGCCATCACCACTGGCACTCCCTTTCTCTCGTCCAAAaacgcgacggcgacaaggaaAACGAGCTTGCTGCCATTCCGAGCGCCCCGCGCCTTCCGAATGCTGCGGGAGATGGCTCCATGATATGCAGCGATGCACACCAGATCGGTATAAAGGAAGAAAAGGAGGCCATGGCGCCCCAGTTACGAGAGCTAAAGAAGGAAGCGCTCCTGTTCTTCCGCAAGTGGCAAAACGCTATTATTCAGAGAACTCGGGAACTCAGCATCACAGAtccttctgctgctgcttcaaACCCCCCTCGTGGACGGGGTGCCCGTGGAGCTCGAGGAAGTTTTCGCGCTCGTAGTGCTCGCGGAGGTTCCAGGAACTATCGTGCTATGTTGACCTTGGCCACGGGTAAGTTAATTGGCTCCCTCGTcgtgtgcatgcacctggTGTTGCCTGGGTTTAACGCAACACAGGCCCCCCCCGTTCTCCCACCAGCCAGATGGATCGTCAGCTCTCCAACAGGTACTCACCAATTCCGAACACACTGTGGACTCTCCACGTGGACAAACGAAAACTTTTGTTGCACATCGTCATGCTTCTCGTCCTGTCGCTCCAGGATTTCAACGCCAACGCACGAGTCTTTCTCCTTCACCTGACGTCATCCCTTAATCTCTCTCTGGCCGTGTATCATATCGAAGAACTTCGCATATCCAAGGCGCTTGCCAAAGCGGCGCTCGAGTTCTGCCCTGTCGATGAAGCTGGCCAGAAGATGGAAGAGCAAAAGGGTCCCAAGCGATG includes these proteins:
- a CDS encoding anthranilate synthase component 1 yields the protein MAGARAIVPSLDTVKSIVDKPHSGSGRKPTLVPVYRQISSDLITPSAAYLKISAHSNSDFSFLFESAATEQVGRYSFVGAGPRKVLTTGPGYGPETDPLPALEEELARHVVAHVPGLQLPPLTGGAIGYVGYDCVRYFEPKTARPMKDVLKIPESLFMLFDTIVAFDRFFGVIKVISYVTVPNDPSQSLDEAYEKARATIEELVDVLNSPDMDIPEQMPIVLGQEATSNVGRQGYEAHVTRLKEHIVKGDIFQAVPSQRFSRPTSLHPFNIYRHLRTVNPSPYLFYVNCKDFQIIGASPELLVKSEAGRVITHPIAGTVKRGKTPEEDQRLADELSSSLKDRAEHVMLVDLARNDINRVGDPFTVRVDRLMVVEKFSHVQHLVSQVSGVLRPDKTRFDAFRSVFPAGTVSGAPKVRAMELIAELEKEKRGIYAGAVGYFGYGSEDEDGNLTEGAMDTCIALRTMMTKDGVAYLQAGGGIVFDSDEYDEWQETINKLSANMQCISSAEELYHQQQQQQK
- a CDS encoding impB/mucB/samB family protein gives rise to the protein MDKPVRKPPKRKDDRVILQFDYDCFYAQVLENKNPALKSRAVGVKQKNILATCNYNARRQGVQKLMLISEAQKLCPSLVLVDGEDLTPFRDMSKVLFNFFRSQSWNGRVERLGFDEVFMDVTDIVDYNLYCLNGNSMANSFFYLSKKDPEQGFACDLTSMAGCVVASHLAQYLRLKIETDFGYTSTCGIAMNKLLSKLVGSCNKPRNQTTLLALDEEDAVAFMDGHMTRKVPGLGFKTCMLLESHILGRDVEADSHSFESCVTVGEVRQHPTMSPSFLETLLGGPGAERGIGARVWGLLHGVDGTEVKEASDIPSQISIEDTYKGLETMAQITEELHKLSCSLIRRMRIDLVVPDDGAGVPGAQKWVARPKTLRLSIRSWPSRKAPESQSMNFSRISRSCPLPNLVFDLAADIDELAMRLVADALLPLLRRLQPEQGPHRWNLQLLNICVANMVAGAADDKTGAGRDIAVMFQRQDEVLRPWKAVEPVDKWQGTGSEFNATTDEDSGNDGTWDDAVHPLCLTCGHAVPHFAMAAHSRYHDLGE